One Etheostoma cragini isolate CJK2018 chromosome 18, CSU_Ecrag_1.0, whole genome shotgun sequence DNA window includes the following coding sequences:
- the cx28.8 gene encoding connexin 28.8 has translation MNWGFLENLLSGVNKYSTVIGRIWLSVVFLFRILVYVAAAEQVWKDEQKDFVCNTRQPGCENACFDHFFPISQVRLWALQLIMVSTPSLLVALHVAYREHREAKHKRKLYKDKGSIDGGLFCTYIISLVFKISFEVGSLLAFYFLYNGFEVPMLLRCSQSPCPNTEDCYVARATEKKIFLYIMACTSILCITLNFVELMYIVWKHLWKCFTRRYIPIEEKTARHRQSHVSIVSKSVSAEPTVNTEDSITQPTPTAENQPV, from the coding sequence ATGAACTGGGGCTTTTTGGAGAACCTTCTGAGCGGGGTGAACAAGTACTCTACAGTGATCGGGCGCATCTGGCTTTCCGTGGTCTTTCTCTTCAGGATCTTGGTGTACGTGGCAGCGGCCGAGCAGGTGTGGAAGGATGAGCAGAAGGATTTCGTGTGCAACACCCGGCAGCCCGGCTGTGAAAATGCTTGTTTCGACCACTTCTTCCCCATCTCGCAGGTGCGCCTCTGGGCCCTGCAGCTCATCATGGTGTCCACCCCATCACTGCTGGTGGCCCTGCACGTGGCCTACAGGGAGCACCGGGAGGCCAAACACAAGCGCAAACTGTACAAGGACAAAGGGAGTATTGATGGAGGTCTGTTCTGCACCTACATCATCAGCCTGGTTTTCAAGATATCCTTCGAGGTAGGCTCCCTGCTTGCTTTCTACTTCCTGTACAATGGCTTTGAGGTGCCCATGCTGCTCCGCTGTAGCCAGAGTCCCTGTCCCAACACGGAGGACTGTTACGTTGCTAGAGCCACAGAGAAGAAGATCTTCCTCTACATCATGGCCTGCACATCCATACTGTGTATCACTCTGAATTTTGTAGAGCTCATGTACATTGTATGGAAGCACTTGTGGAAGTGTTTCACCAGGCGGTACATCCCTATAGAGGAGAAGACTGCCAGGCACCGCCAGTCCCATGTTTCCATCGTCAGCAAGAGTGTCTCCGCTGAGCCCACAGTAAACACAGAGGACAGCATCACACAGCCTACACCCACTGCTGAAAACCAGCCAGTCTAG
- the smim8 gene encoding small integral membrane protein 8, with translation MTDKDVAKGKDSAGEKGYRTPGLRGAQTTTLFRALNPELFMKPNKPVMAFGLVTITLCVGYLGYMHAMKENDQQLYEAIDSEGEKYMRRKTSKWD, from the exons ATGACGGATAAAGATGTGGCTAAAGGGAAGGACAGTGCCGGGGAAAAAGGATACAGGACCCCCGGGCTGAGGGGCGCACAGACCACGACACTGTTCCGAGCTCTCAACCCTGAACTCTTCATGAAACCT AATAAACCAGTGATGGCGTTTGGACTGGTGACCATCACCTTGTGTGTGGGCTACCTGGGCTACATGCACGCGATGAAGGAAAACGACCAGCAGCTATATGAGGCCATCGACAGCGAAGGAGAAAAATACATGAGGAGGAAGACTTCCAAATGGGACTGA
- the ddx51 gene encoding ATP-dependent RNA helicase DDX51: protein MSLFLVNRYLGEEENGGVGKESRAQALLAKLQQKAKEKQQQQQTKRPSKERTQEQKAKTKKRKGDEDGSPEPKLQKKRRSAVESDSHEDEKNKTAAKQKQKKKKDRSGSSVKGQSENTPVTGRDGQEDTGGEKETTGTENVTGETSAPSGYTLLGGFENRPVQKVDRVLPQWLAQPDVIHRDIKGNLVPISAIPELSPLLVKKLQNNGVQHLFPVQAEVIPAILESARQGLLIGRGGYKPRDICVSAPTGSGKTLAFVIPVIQVLMERVVCEVRALAVLPTKELAQQVCRVFASHAEGTPLRVVMLAGQRSFAAEQASLSEHRGGMRRSLADIVVATPGRLVDHINKNSGFSLEHLRFLIIDEADRMIDSMHQSWLSQVVKAVYRSGSGGEAMSIFRRTEPASITAASLSPPQMPLQKLLFSATLTQNPEKLQQLGLHQPRLFSSIHSHSNTNTSSGSSTSAAPTQTRGGFNFPQGLTEYYVPCTLSKKPLLILHFILRMKLSPILCFTNSRETAHRLYLLVQLFGDIQAAEFSSRLSPAERKKTLKEFEQGKIQLLISTDAASRGIDVNEVKCVVNYDAPQYIRTYVHRIGRTARAGKSGLAFTFLLGVQEKNFLQMVGEAGSPGIQKQIVKPETLKGMEARYEQTLQVLAGVIKDEKAK from the exons atgtctctgtttctgGTAAACAG GTAtctgggagaggaggagaacgGGGGCGTCGGGAAGGAGTCTCGGGCTCAGGCCTTACTGGCTAAACTGCAGCAGAAGGCCaaagagaagcagcagcagcagcagaccaAACGTCCCTCCAAAGAACGGACGCAAGAGCAGaaggccaaaacaaaaaaaaggaaaggcgACGAGGACGGTAGTCCCGAGCCTAAGCTCCAGAAGAAGAGGCGATCAGCGGTGGAGTCTGACAGCCACGAGGACGAGAAGAACAAGACAGCTGCAAaacagaagcagaagaagaaaaaggatcGGTCAG gcAGTTCTGTTAAAGGTCAATCAGAAAACACTCCTGTGACTGGAAGAGATGGACAGGAGGACACTGgaggggaaaaagagacaaCGGGGACAGAAAATGTCACGGGCGAGACGTCTGCTCCAAGTGGATACACGCTTCTGGGAGGATTTGAGAACAGACCTGTCCAAAAG GTAGACAGAGTCCTGCCTCAGTGGCTCGCTCAGCCGGACGTGATTCACAGGGACATTAAAGGCAACCTGGTCCCCATCTCTGCCATCCCGGAACTTTCGCCTCTGcttgtgaaaaaactacaaaataatgGAGTTCAGCACCTTTTCCCAG TGCAAGCAGAGGTAATCCCAGCCATCCTGGAGAGCGCCCGGCAGGGGCTGCTGATTGGACGCGGCGGCTACAAGCCCAGAGacatctgtgtgtctgcacCAACAGGCAGCGGAAAGACTCTTGCATTTGTCATACCTGTCATACAG GTGCTGATGGAGCGCGTGGTGTGTGAAGTCCGGGCCTTGGCCGTGTTGCCGACCAAAGAGCTCGCCCAGCAG GTTTGCAGAGTGTTCGCGTCCCACGCTGAGGGGACCCCTCTCAGAGTGGTGATGCTGGCTGGACAGAGGTCTTTTGCTGCAGAGCAGGCGTCACTCTCAGAACACAG AGGGGGCATGAGACGCAGTTTAGCAGACATCGTAGTGGCCACTCCAGGCCGACTGGTGGATCACATCAACAAGAATTCAGGCTTCAGTCTGGAACACCTTCGGTTTCTC ATTATTGACGAGGCTGACAGGATGATTGACAGCATGCACCAGTCCTGGCTCAGCCAGGTGGTGAAGGCGGTGTACAGGTCAGGAAGTGGAGGCGAAGCCATGTCCATCTTCAGGCGGACTGAGCCCGCCTCTATCACGGCAGccag TCTGTCTCCACCTCAGATGCCGCTGCAGAAGCTGCTGTTCTCTGCCACGCTTACACAGAACCcagagaagctgcagcagctggGCCTCCACCAGCCCAGACTCTTCAGCTCCATCCACAGTCACTCCAACACCAACaccagcagcggcagcagcacaTCAGCTGCCCCCACCCAGACCCGAGGCGGCTTTAACTTCCCCCAGGGTCTGACG GAGTACTATGTGCCCTGTACGTTGAGCAAAAAGcccctcctcatcctccactTCATCCTGCGCATGAAGCTCAGCCCCATCCTCTGTTTCACCAACTCCAGAGAAACTGCACAcag ACTTTATCTGCTGGTGCAGCTCTTTGGAGACATTCAGGCTGCTGAGTTCTCCTCCCGGCTCTCTCCTGCTGAGAGAAAGAAGACGCTCAAGGAATTTGAGCAGGGAAAGATCCAACT GTTGATCAGCACAGACGCCGCTTCCAGAGGCATCGACGTCAACGAGGTCAAATGTGTCGTGAATTACGACGCACCGCAGTACATCAGGACGTACGTCCATAG GATTGGAAGAACCGCAAGAGCAGGGAAAAGCGGCCTGGCCTTCACCTTCCTGCTCGGAGTCCAG GAGAAGAACTTCCTTCAGATGGTGGGGGAGGCAGGAAGCCCCGGGATTCAAAAGCAGATTGTCAAACCAGAGACCCTGAAGGGCATGGAGGCCCGATACGAGCAGACCCTGCAGGTGCTGGCCGGCGTTATCAAG GATGAGAAAGCCAAATAA